A genome region from Pseudomonas sp. S06B 330 includes the following:
- a CDS encoding ankyrin repeat domain-containing protein, producing the protein MSDQRSPTPMNDDEAAAFAEEVFDRARNGDADMLGRLLDKGLPVNLRNGNGDTLLMLASYHGHLDAVRVLLAHGADPQMANDKGQLPIAGAAFKGNLAMIELLVEQGAQVDGTSADGRTALMLAAMFNRTAIVEYLLGQGANPAHRDAQGTTPLAAAQTMGAADTAAQLQALAG; encoded by the coding sequence ATGTCCGACCAACGTAGCCCAACGCCTATGAATGATGATGAAGCCGCAGCCTTTGCTGAGGAGGTCTTCGACCGGGCGCGCAATGGCGATGCCGACATGCTTGGCCGTTTGCTCGACAAGGGACTGCCGGTCAATCTGCGCAACGGCAACGGCGATACCTTGCTGATGCTTGCCAGTTACCACGGGCATCTCGACGCGGTACGGGTGCTGCTGGCCCATGGCGCGGATCCGCAGATGGCCAACGACAAAGGCCAGTTGCCTATCGCCGGGGCGGCGTTCAAAGGTAATCTGGCGATGATTGAACTGTTGGTCGAGCAGGGCGCCCAGGTCGATGGCACGTCCGCCGATGGTCGCACCGCCCTGATGCTGGCTGCCATGTTCAACCGCACCGCGATCGTCGAGTACCTGTTGGGTCAGGGTGCCAATCCAGCGCACCGCGATGCTCAAGGTACCACGCCGCTAGCCGCTGCCCAGACCATGGGTGCCGCCGATACCGCCGCGCAATTGCAAGCGCTGGCCGGCTAA
- a CDS encoding alpha/beta hydrolase, with product MMLRVFAVIALLFSGLVQAAAPTVLQRPISLDTGSGMLYGSLLLPRTEQPPPVVLIIPGSGPTDRNGNSPDGAHTDNLRQLALVLAKNRIASVRFDKRGVAASRAATPDERDLTVERYVADAVAWSQALKADPRFGPLILLGHSEGALIASLAAPDSGASAVISVAGSGRPIDEVFRAQLAGQVPSRYKQRVLHILDNLKAGRMAVDIPGPLQDVFRPSVQPYLISLLRQDPAAAFAKVKVPALIIQGTHDIQVDVSNAQRLKAAKPDAELALIQGMNHMLRIAPQAASEQRDSYLNPKLPQASELGTQVVDFIHRLPAA from the coding sequence ATGATGTTGCGCGTCTTTGCAGTAATCGCTCTACTGTTCAGCGGCCTGGTCCAGGCCGCCGCCCCCACTGTGCTGCAACGGCCGATCAGCCTAGACACCGGCAGCGGTATGCTCTACGGCAGTTTGCTGTTGCCGCGCACCGAGCAGCCACCGCCGGTGGTGCTGATCATCCCCGGTTCAGGTCCGACCGACCGCAACGGCAACAGCCCGGACGGTGCCCACACCGACAACCTCCGGCAGTTGGCGCTGGTGCTGGCCAAGAACCGCATCGCCAGCGTACGTTTCGATAAGCGCGGCGTGGCCGCCAGCCGAGCGGCGACCCCGGACGAACGCGACCTGACGGTGGAGCGTTACGTCGCCGATGCCGTGGCCTGGAGTCAAGCACTCAAGGCTGACCCGCGTTTCGGTCCATTGATCCTGCTGGGACACAGTGAAGGCGCGTTGATTGCCAGCCTGGCTGCACCAGACAGTGGCGCCAGCGCGGTGATCAGCGTGGCCGGTAGCGGACGGCCGATTGATGAGGTGTTTCGTGCGCAACTGGCCGGACAAGTCCCGTCGCGCTACAAACAACGTGTCCTGCACATACTGGACAACCTCAAAGCCGGACGTATGGCTGTCGATATTCCCGGTCCGTTACAGGACGTGTTTCGCCCGTCAGTCCAGCCTTACCTGATTTCATTACTGCGCCAGGACCCGGCGGCAGCGTTTGCCAAGGTAAAAGTACCGGCACTGATTATCCAGGGCACCCACGATATACAAGTGGATGTCAGTAACGCCCAACGACTTAAAGCGGCCAAGCCCGATGCTGAACTGGCTCTGATCCAGGGCATGAACCATATGCTCAGAATTGCCCCGCAAGCCGCCAGTGAACAGCGTGACAGCTACCTCAACCCAAAATTGCCGCAAGCCAGCGAATTAGGCACCCAGGTCGTCGACTTTATCCACAGGCTGCCGGCTGCTTGA
- a CDS encoding ZIP family metal transporter: MPPAQSSSGPAQVSLWNAWLHQAQSTPWLSAGLGLSLLAVLGLLMASAWNAVQGDHQENLHMAMLGGLAGFAATALGAIMAVVLREVSARSQDVMLGFAAGMMLAASSFSLILPGLDAAREITGSGPYAALTVVVGMGLGVLLMLGLDRFTPHEHESTGPCGPQAERINRVWLFVLAITLHNLPEGMAIGVSFANGDLNVGLPLTSAIAIQDIPEGLAVALALRATGLSTLKAALVAIGSGLMEPIGAVIGLGISTGFAIAYPVSMGLAAGAMIFVVSHEVIPETHRNGHQTSATLGLMGGFAVMMFLDTALG, from the coding sequence ATGCCCCCCGCTCAAAGCTCCAGTGGCCCTGCCCAGGTATCACTCTGGAACGCCTGGTTGCACCAGGCACAAAGCACCCCTTGGCTGAGCGCCGGGCTGGGCCTGAGTCTACTGGCGGTGCTTGGCTTGTTGATGGCCAGCGCCTGGAATGCCGTGCAGGGTGATCACCAAGAAAACCTGCACATGGCCATGCTGGGTGGTTTGGCTGGGTTTGCTGCGACGGCGTTAGGCGCAATCATGGCGGTGGTGTTACGCGAAGTCAGTGCACGCAGCCAGGATGTGATGCTCGGCTTTGCCGCCGGGATGATGCTCGCCGCCAGCTCGTTCTCGCTGATTCTGCCGGGGCTCGATGCCGCGCGCGAAATTACCGGCAGTGGTCCCTACGCAGCGCTGACAGTGGTGGTAGGCATGGGCTTGGGCGTGCTGCTGATGCTTGGCCTTGACCGCTTTACCCCTCACGAACATGAGAGTACCGGCCCCTGCGGGCCGCAGGCTGAACGTATCAACCGAGTCTGGTTGTTCGTGCTGGCAATCACCCTGCACAACCTCCCCGAGGGTATGGCCATCGGCGTCAGCTTTGCCAACGGCGACCTTAATGTGGGTCTACCGCTGACCAGTGCCATCGCCATTCAAGACATTCCTGAAGGCCTGGCCGTGGCCCTGGCCCTGCGTGCTACGGGGCTTTCGACGTTGAAAGCCGCCTTGGTAGCGATCGGCTCCGGGCTGATGGAGCCAATCGGCGCAGTCATAGGCCTGGGGATTTCCACCGGTTTTGCCATCGCCTACCCGGTGAGCATGGGCCTGGCGGCTGGCGCGATGATCTTCGTGGTCTCCCACGAGGTGATCCCGGAAACCCACCGCAACGGCCACCAGACCTCAGCGACCCTCGGTCTGATGGGCGGCTTTGCGGTGATGATGTTCCTCGACACCGCCCTCGGTTAA
- a CDS encoding MFS transporter has product MAPIPYWRLSSFYLFYFALLGATAPFLALYFHHLGFSSARIGELVAIPMLMRCVAPNLWGWLGDRSGRRLLIVRLGALSTLLSFSLIFYAKSYAWLALVMALHAFFWHAVLPQFEVITLAHLQGQTARYSQIRLWGSIGFILTVVGLGRLFDWLSLDVYPMALVIIMAGIVLASLWVPNAQPPGQNERSGGGFLKQLSSPGVAAFYVCVALMQLSHGPYYTFLTLHLEQLGYSRGVIGMLWALGVVAEVLMFLAMSWILARVSLRRVLMASFALAALRWLLLGNFADQLWVLLFAQVLHAATFGSFHAAAIAFVQRSFAARQQGQGQALYAALAGTGGALGALYSGYSWNLLGATTTFSIASVAALAAAVIIATRMKEAQP; this is encoded by the coding sequence GTGGCGCCGATTCCCTACTGGCGGTTGTCCAGCTTTTACCTGTTCTACTTCGCCTTGCTCGGTGCTACAGCGCCTTTCCTGGCGCTGTATTTTCATCACCTGGGTTTTTCCAGCGCGCGCATTGGCGAGTTGGTCGCCATCCCCATGCTGATGCGTTGCGTCGCGCCCAATCTGTGGGGCTGGCTCGGTGACCGCAGTGGCCGGCGCCTGCTGATCGTGCGCCTTGGGGCGCTGTCGACGCTGTTGAGTTTCTCACTGATTTTTTACGCCAAGAGTTATGCCTGGCTGGCGTTGGTGATGGCCTTGCATGCGTTCTTCTGGCACGCCGTGCTGCCACAGTTCGAGGTGATTACCCTGGCGCACCTGCAGGGGCAGACCGCCCGGTACAGCCAGATCCGCCTGTGGGGTTCGATTGGTTTCATTCTCACCGTGGTCGGTCTGGGGCGGCTGTTTGACTGGCTAAGTCTGGATGTCTACCCGATGGCGCTAGTGATCATCATGGCGGGCATTGTCCTGGCCAGCCTCTGGGTCCCCAACGCTCAGCCGCCCGGGCAGAACGAGCGAAGTGGCGGTGGTTTTCTCAAGCAACTGAGCAGTCCCGGCGTGGCGGCGTTCTACGTGTGTGTGGCGTTGATGCAGCTCAGTCATGGGCCGTACTACACCTTTCTGACGCTGCACCTGGAGCAATTGGGCTATAGCCGTGGAGTGATCGGCATGCTTTGGGCGCTGGGCGTGGTTGCTGAAGTGTTGATGTTCCTGGCCATGAGCTGGATCCTCGCACGGGTCTCGCTGCGCCGGGTGCTGATGGCCAGTTTCGCCTTGGCGGCCTTGCGCTGGCTGCTACTCGGCAATTTTGCCGACCAACTTTGGGTGCTGTTGTTCGCTCAGGTCTTGCATGCCGCCACGTTCGGCAGCTTCCATGCCGCCGCCATCGCTTTTGTACAACGCAGTTTTGCTGCCCGCCAGCAAGGTCAGGGCCAAGCCTTGTATGCGGCTCTGGCCGGCACTGGCGGTGCCTTGGGTGCACTATATTCCGGCTACAGCTGGAACCTGTTGGGCGCCACTACCACCTTTAGTATTGCCAGCGTCGCAGCGTTGGCTGCAGCCGTTATCATTGCGACCCGAATGAAAGAAGCCCAGCCATAG
- a CDS encoding circularly permuted type 2 ATP-grasp protein — MIRTFFDEMYSADGQVRAHYREFARWLADTPPELLAQRRREADLLFHRAGITFTLYGDEQGTERLIPFDTIPRSIPASEWRVVERGCIQRVKALNLFLADLYHGQRIIRAGIIPAEQVLANEQYQLAMQGLDLHRDLYAHVSGVDLVRDGDGSYYVLEDNLRTPSGVSYMLEDRKMMMRLFPELFAAQRIAPIDHYPNLLLDTLKSASPLDDPSVVVLTPGRFNSAFFEHAFLAREMGVELVEGADLFVRDERVFMRTTDGPKAVDVIYRRLDDAFLDPLAFNPESMLGVPGLLSAYRCGNVVLANAIGTGVADDKSIYPYVTDMIRFYLDEEPILKNVPTWQCRKPEELSHVLAHLPELVVKETQGSGGYGMLVGPAATRAEIEAFAARIKARPAAYIAQPTLSLSTCPTFVENGIAPRHIDLRPFVLSGRETRVVPGGLTRVALREGSLVVNSSQGGGTKDTWVVED; from the coding sequence ATGATCCGCACCTTTTTTGATGAGATGTACAGCGCAGACGGCCAGGTCCGTGCGCATTACCGGGAGTTCGCCCGCTGGTTGGCCGACACCCCGCCGGAACTGCTGGCACAACGTCGGCGTGAAGCCGACCTGCTGTTCCATCGCGCCGGTATTACCTTCACCCTCTATGGCGACGAACAGGGCACTGAGCGCCTGATTCCCTTCGACACCATCCCTCGCAGTATTCCCGCCAGTGAATGGCGGGTGGTGGAACGTGGCTGTATTCAGCGGGTCAAGGCCCTGAACCTGTTTCTTGCTGACCTCTATCATGGCCAGCGCATCATTCGCGCCGGGATCATTCCGGCCGAGCAGGTGCTGGCTAACGAGCAGTACCAGTTGGCTATGCAGGGGCTCGACCTGCACCGCGATCTCTACGCGCATGTCTCGGGGGTCGATCTGGTGCGTGATGGTGACGGCAGCTATTACGTGCTCGAAGACAACCTGCGCACCCCCAGTGGCGTCAGTTACATGCTGGAAGACCGCAAGATGATGATGCGGCTGTTTCCCGAGCTGTTTGCTGCTCAGCGCATCGCACCGATCGACCACTACCCCAATCTGCTGCTCGACACCCTGAAAAGCGCCAGCCCGCTGGATGACCCCAGCGTTGTCGTGCTGACGCCGGGGCGCTTCAACAGTGCGTTCTTCGAACACGCCTTTCTGGCCCGGGAAATGGGCGTCGAACTGGTTGAGGGCGCTGACCTGTTCGTCCGTGATGAGCGGGTGTTCATGCGCACTACCGACGGGCCCAAGGCGGTTGATGTGATCTACCGGCGCCTGGACGACGCCTTCCTTGATCCGTTGGCGTTCAATCCCGAGTCGATGCTCGGCGTGCCCGGGCTGCTCTCGGCCTATCGCTGCGGCAACGTCGTGCTGGCCAATGCCATCGGCACCGGGGTGGCCGATGACAAGTCGATCTACCCCTATGTCACCGACATGATCCGCTTCTACCTCGATGAGGAACCCATCCTCAAGAATGTTCCCACCTGGCAGTGCCGCAAGCCGGAGGAACTGTCCCACGTGCTGGCGCATCTGCCGGAGCTGGTGGTCAAGGAAACCCAGGGCTCGGGGGGCTACGGCATGTTGGTCGGTCCGGCCGCGACCCGCGCTGAAATCGAGGCCTTCGCCGCGCGAATCAAAGCCCGTCCCGCGGCGTATATCGCCCAGCCAACCCTGTCACTGTCGACCTGCCCAACCTTTGTGGAAAACGGCATTGCGCCGCGCCACATTGATTTGCGCCCGTTCGTGCTGTCTGGCCGTGAAACCCGCGTGGTGCCAGGGGGGCTGACCCGGGTCGCATTGCGTGAGGGTTCGCTGGTGGTCAACTCGTCTCAGGGTGGCGGTACCAAGGACACCTGGGTGGTCGAGGATTAA
- a CDS encoding LTA synthase family protein, which produces MANTDALSDQRAASRPLQPTLKSHLAYTLLCGLVIMIMLSLVRLALLIYNNDMIGDTPMSTVAEGFLNGLRFDLRVVVYLSIPLLLATLSARAMAARGLFRVWLTLASSIVMFLGLMELDFYREFHQRLNGLVFQYVKEDPKTVLSMLWYGFPVVRYLLAWIFGTWLLSLLFKGVDRLTRPRGNDQNQAAGSRAVAPWYVRGVVFFMILLVAVIAARGTLRQGPPMRWGDAFTTDSNFVNQLGLNGTLTLIDAAKSRFGEDRANVWKSTIEQSLATQTVRDMLLTENDKLVDADEAAVRRDFTPPADSTLPIKNVVVILMESFAGHSVGALGSPNNITPYFDKLAKEGLLFDRFFSNGTHTHQGMFATMACYPNLPGFEYLMQTPEGGHKLSGLPALLSARDYDDVYVYNGDFAWDNQSGFFGNQGMTTFIGRNDFVNPVVSDPTWGVSDQDMFDRSAEELAKNYGKKPFYALLQTLSNHTPYALPADLPVEPVTGQGRLDEHLTAMRYSDWALGQFFEKARKEPYFKETLFVIVGDHGFGNHQQVTELDLGRFNVPLLLIAPGIQEKFGAVNHTVGTQIDIVPTIMGRLGGETRHQCWGRDLLNLPAGDQGFGMIKPSGSEQVVGLIKGDRILIESKDMAPRMYRYELGANFKAELIESPDQQDLTHKLESFIQTATKSLLDNTAGVVHGTPE; this is translated from the coding sequence ATGGCTAACACGGACGCCTTGAGTGATCAGCGGGCTGCGTCGCGCCCGCTGCAACCAACGCTAAAATCGCACCTGGCCTACACCTTGCTGTGTGGCCTGGTGATCATGATTATGCTCAGCCTGGTACGCCTGGCGCTGCTGATCTACAACAACGACATGATCGGTGACACCCCGATGTCGACCGTGGCCGAGGGTTTCCTCAATGGCCTGCGCTTTGACCTGCGCGTTGTTGTTTACCTGAGCATTCCATTGCTGCTGGCTACCCTCAGTGCTCGTGCCATGGCGGCCCGTGGCCTGTTCCGGGTGTGGCTGACCCTGGCCTCGAGCATTGTGATGTTCCTCGGCCTGATGGAGCTGGACTTCTACCGCGAGTTCCACCAGCGTCTCAACGGCCTGGTGTTCCAGTACGTCAAGGAAGATCCCAAGACTGTACTGAGCATGCTCTGGTACGGCTTCCCGGTGGTGCGTTACCTGTTGGCGTGGATTTTCGGCACCTGGTTGCTGAGCCTGCTGTTCAAGGGCGTAGACCGTCTGACCCGTCCTCGTGGTAACGACCAGAACCAGGCTGCCGGCAGCCGTGCCGTGGCTCCGTGGTACGTGCGTGGCGTGGTGTTCTTCATGATCCTGCTGGTGGCGGTGATCGCTGCTCGCGGTACCCTGCGTCAGGGCCCGCCGATGCGCTGGGGCGATGCCTTCACCACTGACTCGAACTTCGTCAACCAATTGGGCCTCAATGGCACCCTGACCTTGATCGACGCGGCCAAGAGCCGTTTCGGCGAGGACCGCGCCAACGTCTGGAAGTCGACCATCGAGCAATCGCTGGCAACCCAGACCGTGCGTGACATGCTGTTGACTGAAAACGACAAACTGGTTGATGCCGATGAAGCTGCGGTGCGCCGTGATTTCACTCCGCCAGCTGACAGCACCCTGCCGATCAAGAACGTCGTGGTGATCCTCATGGAGAGCTTCGCCGGTCATTCGGTGGGCGCCTTGGGCAGCCCGAACAACATCACTCCGTACTTCGACAAGTTGGCCAAAGAAGGCCTGCTGTTCGACCGTTTCTTCTCCAATGGCACCCATACCCACCAGGGCATGTTCGCCACTATGGCCTGCTACCCGAACCTGCCAGGTTTCGAGTACCTGATGCAGACGCCGGAAGGGGGTCACAAGCTGTCCGGTCTGCCGGCACTGCTTAGCGCTCGTGACTACGACGATGTCTACGTCTACAACGGTGACTTTGCCTGGGACAACCAGTCCGGCTTCTTCGGCAACCAGGGTATGACCACCTTTATTGGGCGCAATGACTTCGTCAATCCGGTGGTCTCCGATCCGACCTGGGGTGTGTCTGACCAGGACATGTTCGACCGCAGTGCTGAAGAACTGGCCAAGAACTACGGCAAGAAGCCGTTCTATGCGCTGCTGCAGACGCTGTCCAACCACACCCCGTATGCCTTGCCTGCCGATCTGCCGGTAGAACCTGTGACCGGTCAAGGTCGCCTGGATGAACACCTGACCGCCATGCGTTACTCCGATTGGGCGCTGGGCCAGTTCTTCGAGAAGGCGCGCAAAGAGCCGTACTTCAAGGAAACCCTGTTCGTCATCGTGGGTGACCACGGCTTTGGTAACCACCAGCAAGTGACCGAACTCGACCTGGGCCGCTTTAACGTACCGCTGCTGCTGATTGCCCCAGGCATTCAGGAGAAGTTCGGTGCGGTGAATCACACCGTCGGTACCCAGATCGACATCGTCCCGACCATCATGGGCCGTCTGGGTGGGGAAACCCGTCACCAGTGCTGGGGGCGTGACCTGCTTAACCTGCCGGCGGGTGATCAAGGCTTTGGCATGATCAAACCATCGGGCAGCGAGCAAGTGGTTGGCCTGATCAAGGGAGATCGCATCCTGATCGAGTCCAAGGACATGGCGCCACGCATGTACCGCTACGAGTTGGGCGCTAACTTCAAGGCCGAGCTGATCGAAAGCCCGGACCAGCAGGACCTGACCCACAAGCTTGAGTCGTTCATCCAGACTGCGACCAAGAGCTTGCTCGACAACACCGCGGGTGTAGTCCACGGAACGCCGGAGTAA
- a CDS encoding DUF3509 domain-containing protein, translating into MDLIQEKFASVFSAYDVTTQARPDGGILLTLRAADGVQTKRCLSYAQLHSAEQLSWAISAIRRDLAEQASELPVISMLQSQQRFALPTYR; encoded by the coding sequence ATGGACCTCATCCAGGAAAAATTCGCCTCGGTATTCTCTGCCTACGATGTCACCACTCAGGCGCGCCCCGACGGCGGCATTCTGCTGACCTTGCGCGCTGCCGATGGCGTGCAGACCAAGCGCTGCCTTTCTTATGCGCAACTGCACAGCGCCGAGCAGCTGTCCTGGGCGATCAGTGCGATTCGCCGTGACCTGGCTGAGCAAGCCAGCGAACTGCCGGTGATTTCGATGCTGCAGAGCCAGCAGCGGTTTGCCTTGCCGACCTATCGTTGA
- a CDS encoding PLDc N-terminal domain-containing protein: MGSTFNGLVGLIIFALDIWAIINVVKSGASMGSKILWILLIVLLPVLGLIIWAIAGPRGDVRM; the protein is encoded by the coding sequence ATGGGTTCGACATTCAATGGCCTGGTAGGCCTGATAATCTTCGCACTGGATATCTGGGCCATTATCAATGTGGTTAAAAGCGGTGCCAGCATGGGCAGCAAGATCCTCTGGATCCTGTTGATTGTGTTACTGCCGGTGCTTGGCTTGATTATCTGGGCGATTGCCGGGCCACGAGGGGATGTGCGGATGTAG
- the aroC gene encoding chorismate synthase translates to MSGNTYGKLFTVTTAGESHGPALVAIVDGCPPGLEISLADLQHDLDRRKPGTSRHTTQRQEADEVEILSGVFEGRTTGCSIGLLIRNTDQKSKDYSAIKDLFRPAHADYTYHHKYGERDYRGGGRSSARETAMRVAAGAIAKKYLASQGIRIRGYMSQLGPIEIPFKTWDSVEQNAFFSPDPDKVPELEAYMDQLRRDQDSVGAKITVVAEGVMPGLGEPIFDRLDAELAHALMSINAVKGVEIGAGFASVAQRGTEHRDEMTPQGFLSNNAGGILGGISSGQPIVAHLALKPTSSITTPGRSIDVDGNPVEVITKGRHDPCVGIRATPIAEAMMAIVLMDHLLRHRGQNADVRVTTPVLGQL, encoded by the coding sequence ATGTCCGGCAATACCTACGGCAAGCTGTTCACTGTCACCACCGCTGGCGAAAGCCATGGTCCGGCGTTGGTCGCCATTGTCGACGGCTGTCCGCCGGGCCTGGAAATTTCCCTGGCTGACTTGCAGCACGACCTTGACCGGCGCAAGCCCGGCACCAGCCGGCACACCACGCAGCGCCAGGAAGCCGATGAAGTCGAAATCCTCTCCGGCGTTTTCGAAGGGCGCACCACCGGTTGTTCGATTGGTCTGCTGATTCGCAACACCGACCAGAAGTCCAAGGACTACTCGGCAATCAAAGACCTGTTTCGTCCGGCCCACGCCGACTACACCTACCACCACAAGTACGGTGAGCGTGACTACCGTGGCGGTGGCCGCAGCTCGGCGCGGGAAACCGCCATGCGCGTGGCCGCAGGTGCCATTGCCAAGAAATACCTGGCCAGCCAGGGCATTCGCATTCGTGGGTACATGAGCCAGCTTGGGCCCATCGAGATCCCCTTCAAAACCTGGGACTCGGTTGAGCAGAACGCGTTCTTCAGCCCCGACCCGGACAAGGTGCCGGAGCTGGAAGCCTACATGGACCAATTGCGTCGCGATCAGGATTCGGTCGGGGCGAAAATCACAGTGGTTGCTGAAGGCGTCATGCCTGGCCTGGGCGAGCCGATTTTCGACCGTCTGGATGCCGAACTGGCCCATGCCTTGATGAGCATCAACGCCGTCAAGGGCGTCGAGATCGGTGCAGGTTTCGCCAGTGTGGCGCAACGTGGCACCGAGCACCGTGACGAGATGACGCCGCAAGGTTTCCTCAGCAACAACGCTGGCGGTATTCTCGGCGGGATTTCCTCCGGTCAGCCGATTGTCGCCCACCTGGCCTTGAAGCCGACCTCAAGCATCACCACCCCCGGTCGTTCGATCGATGTCGATGGCAACCCGGTGGAGGTGATCACCAAGGGCCGTCACGACCCGTGCGTGGGTATCCGTGCCACGCCAATTGCCGAAGCGATGATGGCGATCGTGCTGATGGATCACCTGTTGCGTCATCGCGGCCAGAATGCCGATGTTCGAGTGACCACGCCGGTGCTGGGTCAGCTGTAA
- a CDS encoding methylated-DNA--[protein]-cysteine S-methyltransferase, with amino-acid sequence MYYRYLPSPLGPLLLAGDAQGLHLLHMDAAQPWELPVSWQPASHQLDEVAQQLDEYFAGTREQFEVKLAPVGTPFQHEVWHALQRIPYGTTCSYGDLAQQIGRPRAVRAVGTANGANPIAIIVPCHRVIGSNGTLTGYAGGVERKQMLLELEGAWLI; translated from the coding sequence ATGTATTACCGCTACCTACCCAGCCCACTTGGCCCGCTGTTGCTGGCCGGTGACGCGCAGGGCCTGCACCTGCTGCACATGGATGCTGCACAACCGTGGGAGCTGCCCGTGTCATGGCAGCCAGCGTCGCATCAACTGGATGAAGTGGCCCAGCAGTTGGACGAATACTTTGCCGGCACGCGCGAACAGTTCGAGGTGAAGCTAGCCCCCGTAGGAACGCCGTTTCAGCATGAAGTCTGGCACGCCTTGCAGCGCATACCCTACGGTACCACTTGCAGCTATGGAGACCTGGCGCAGCAAATCGGCCGGCCACGCGCCGTGCGGGCGGTCGGTACCGCCAATGGCGCCAACCCGATCGCGATCATCGTGCCCTGCCATCGGGTCATCGGCAGCAATGGCACCCTGACCGGGTATGCCGGTGGCGTGGAGCGCAAGCAGATGCTACTGGAGCTTGAGGGCGCGTGGTTGATTTAA
- a CDS encoding ribonuclease E inhibitor RraB: protein MSSQYEDISSTVLRQMKEGGFNFAQIHPIEFYAVFPDEARARRAAGQFRGESLSAQVHERDDGAWHLELSKVMYATYGGIGEFEQDFEAVIAPLGGEIEGWGVKQERPLA from the coding sequence ATGAGCAGCCAATACGAGGACATCAGCAGCACGGTTCTACGCCAGATGAAAGAGGGCGGTTTCAACTTTGCCCAGATTCATCCCATTGAGTTCTATGCAGTTTTTCCTGATGAGGCACGGGCACGACGGGCAGCGGGACAGTTTCGCGGGGAATCGCTCAGCGCCCAGGTGCATGAGCGTGATGATGGTGCCTGGCACCTTGAGTTAAGCAAAGTGATGTACGCCACCTACGGCGGTATCGGTGAGTTCGAGCAGGACTTCGAAGCCGTGATCGCGCCACTGGGCGGTGAAATCGAAGGCTGGGGCGTCAAACAGGAGCGCCCGCTGGCCTGA
- a CDS encoding 1,2-dihydroxy-3-keto-5-methylthiopentene dioxygenase: MSSLTVYHQSTPDIPNKVLTHLEDITATLAEQGVRFERWQADAPIQPGANDEQVIGAYQQRIDALMAERGYQQVDVCHEAAAGLLDEHTRAEDLVRFFAAGRGLFTLHIEDYLYAVLCEKGDLIVVPAGAKHWLDMGEEPRFVAIRLFNQAPDQVASFTGDQIAEAFPRLDD; this comes from the coding sequence ATGAGCAGCCTGACCGTTTACCACCAGTCCACCCCTGATATTCCCAACAAGGTCCTGACCCACCTTGAGGACATCACCGCCACCCTCGCTGAGCAGGGCGTGCGCTTTGAACGGTGGCAAGCCGATGCGCCGATCCAGCCGGGCGCCAATGATGAGCAGGTGATTGGCGCTTACCAGCAGCGCATTGATGCATTGATGGCCGAGCGTGGTTATCAGCAAGTTGATGTGTGCCACGAAGCGGCAGCCGGCCTCCTCGATGAACATACCCGTGCTGAAGACCTGGTGCGCTTCTTCGCAGCCGGTCGTGGGTTGTTTACCCTGCACATCGAGGATTATCTCTACGCCGTGTTGTGCGAGAAGGGCGATCTGATTGTGGTGCCGGCAGGGGCCAAACACTGGCTCGATATGGGCGAAGAGCCGCGTTTCGTCGCGATCCGGTTGTTCAACCAGGCACCTGATCAGGTTGCCAGCTTCACCGGCGACCAGATCGCTGAGGCTTTTCCCCGGCTGGACGACTGA